The Pseudomonas sp. FP2309 genome has a window encoding:
- a CDS encoding cytochrome-c peroxidase, producing the protein MSDVSIYAFGLVLALGLGQPLIAAPLNEALKPLPAVPALDAAKVELGRKLFNEPRLSANNTLSCASCHRLATGGADDKPFSLGVDGKPVQINTPSVFNASLNFKQFWDGRAETLEKQIEHVVISPVEMGSDWHTVVRNLTDLPLYQRAFSEAYPDGVTAANVQNALATYERTLLTPNSRFDQYLSGNTDILTIQEKYGYQRFKDYGCIACHQGINIGGNMFQKFGVMGDYFKARGNEVESDLGRYLLTKDEDDRHVFKVPSLRNVAVTAPYFHDASAKTLAEAVDVMFKYQLGRNPSQEDKDLIILFLQTLTGEWAGKPL; encoded by the coding sequence TTGAGTGACGTCTCAATTTACGCTTTCGGCCTGGTCCTCGCCTTGGGGCTCGGTCAACCGCTGATCGCCGCACCGCTGAACGAGGCGCTCAAACCCTTGCCGGCGGTTCCGGCGTTGGATGCGGCCAAGGTCGAGCTGGGCCGCAAGTTGTTCAATGAGCCGCGCCTGTCGGCCAATAACACCTTGTCCTGCGCCAGTTGCCATCGCCTGGCAACGGGCGGCGCCGACGACAAACCCTTCTCCCTCGGCGTCGACGGCAAGCCGGTGCAGATCAATACGCCGTCGGTGTTCAACGCCAGCCTGAACTTCAAGCAGTTCTGGGACGGCCGCGCAGAGACCCTGGAAAAGCAGATCGAGCACGTGGTCATCAGTCCGGTGGAAATGGGCAGCGACTGGCACACCGTGGTGCGAAACCTCACCGACCTGCCCCTCTACCAGCGCGCCTTCAGCGAGGCCTACCCCGACGGTGTCACCGCAGCCAATGTGCAAAACGCCCTGGCGACCTATGAGCGCACGCTGCTCACACCAAACTCGCGCTTCGACCAATACCTCTCGGGCAATACCGACATCCTCACGATCCAGGAAAAATACGGCTACCAGCGCTTCAAGGATTACGGCTGCATCGCCTGTCACCAGGGCATCAACATCGGCGGCAATATGTTCCAGAAATTCGGCGTCATGGGCGACTACTTCAAGGCGCGCGGCAATGAAGTCGAATCGGACCTCGGGCGCTACCTGCTGACCAAGGATGAGGACGACCGCCATGTGTTCAAGGTGCCGAGCCTGCGCAATGTGGCCGTCACTGCGCCGTATTTCCACGATGCCTCGGCAAAGACCCTGGCTGAAGCCGTCGATGTGATGTTCAAGTACCAGTTGGGACGCAACCCCTCCCAGGAAGACAAAGACCTGATCATCCTGTTTCTCCAGACCCTGACCGGCGAATGGGCGGGCAAGCCACTATGA
- a CDS encoding bifunctional diguanylate cyclase/phosphodiesterase, with translation MNPDSTRANRRILIVDDTASIHEDFRKILGADTAGAPSLDSLEATLFGATAAPPRQAFVLDSAYQGQEALALVNQALAANAPYALVFIDMRMPPGWDGLQTIEALWNVDPNLQIALCTAYSDYSFEAIEARLKYNDQLLILKKPFDPLEIRQMASALTWKWQLAQDAALKVINLERTIEERVQELLKVSHLLQYDALTQLPNSTLLGDRLTQAIALGRRHDTQLAVMFIGLDRFKRVNNALGYPAGDDVLQQVSQSLTAAVRESDSVFRYGSDEFVVLLNDVQHPQQTQHIAHKLLKAISATRHVAGHDLSITASLGISICPNDSGTAVELIKHAETAMHTSKERGPDGFSFYTHDMNLRAQHQQNLESAIRHALERNEFVLHYQPKLELKSGKIVGAEALIRWFRPRVGWVSPADFIPVAEDSGLIVPLTQWVLRHACEQAQIWRVMGLPTLCVSVNISAIDFRQRDFVDKLTAILKQTGLPPAQLELEITESVLMQNVDETVETLQRVKAMGIRLALDDFGTGYSSLSYLRRFPIDVLKIDQSFVRGLNANSQDAQLISAIIGMGKSLELTIIAEGVETAEQLDFLRAQNCEEGQGFLFSKAVPAKDFAQLLQVGCAMPITRL, from the coding sequence ATGAACCCGGATTCAACGCGGGCCAACCGTCGGATCCTGATCGTCGATGACACGGCGTCTATCCATGAGGACTTCCGCAAGATCCTGGGCGCCGATACTGCGGGCGCACCGTCACTGGACAGCCTCGAAGCCACCCTGTTCGGCGCCACCGCTGCCCCGCCGCGCCAAGCATTCGTACTTGACTCCGCCTACCAGGGCCAGGAAGCCCTCGCCCTGGTGAACCAGGCACTGGCCGCCAACGCGCCCTATGCACTGGTGTTTATCGACATGCGCATGCCGCCCGGCTGGGATGGCCTGCAAACCATCGAAGCGCTGTGGAACGTCGACCCCAACCTGCAAATCGCGCTATGCACCGCCTATTCGGACTACTCCTTCGAAGCCATCGAAGCCAGGTTGAAATACAACGACCAGTTGCTGATCCTGAAAAAGCCCTTCGACCCGTTGGAAATCCGCCAGATGGCCAGCGCCCTGACCTGGAAGTGGCAGCTCGCCCAGGACGCCGCGCTCAAGGTCATTAACCTTGAGCGCACCATCGAAGAACGTGTGCAGGAGCTGCTCAAGGTCTCGCACCTGCTGCAATACGACGCCCTCACCCAGTTGCCCAACAGCACGCTGCTGGGCGATCGGCTGACCCAGGCAATTGCCCTGGGCCGGCGCCATGACACCCAGCTGGCAGTGATGTTTATCGGCCTCGACCGCTTTAAACGCGTCAACAACGCATTGGGCTACCCGGCGGGGGACGACGTGCTGCAACAGGTCAGCCAGAGCCTGACGGCGGCGGTACGTGAGTCCGACTCGGTGTTTCGCTATGGCTCCGACGAGTTCGTGGTGCTGCTCAACGATGTGCAACACCCCCAGCAAACCCAACACATCGCCCACAAACTGCTCAAGGCCATCAGCGCCACCCGGCATGTCGCGGGGCATGACCTGAGCATCACCGCCAGCCTGGGCATCAGTATTTGCCCCAACGACAGCGGTACCGCGGTGGAGTTGATCAAGCACGCGGAAACCGCCATGCACACCAGTAAAGAGCGCGGCCCGGACGGCTTCAGTTTTTATACCCACGACATGAACTTGCGCGCCCAACACCAGCAAAACCTGGAAAGTGCTATCCGCCATGCCCTGGAGCGTAATGAGTTCGTGCTGCATTACCAGCCCAAACTGGAGCTCAAATCCGGAAAAATCGTCGGTGCCGAGGCGCTGATACGCTGGTTCCGGCCGCGCGTGGGTTGGGTGAGCCCGGCCGATTTCATTCCCGTGGCTGAAGACAGCGGGCTGATCGTGCCGTTGACCCAGTGGGTGCTGCGCCATGCCTGTGAGCAGGCACAGATCTGGCGTGTCATGGGCCTGCCGACACTGTGTGTGTCGGTCAACATCTCGGCCATCGACTTTCGTCAACGGGACTTTGTCGACAAGCTGACAGCGATCCTTAAGCAAACCGGTCTGCCACCCGCCCAGCTGGAGCTGGAAATCACCGAAAGCGTGCTGATGCAGAACGTCGACGAGACCGTCGAAACGCTGCAGAGGGTCAAGGCCATGGGCATACGCCTGGCCCTGGATGATTTCGGCACAGGCTACTCAAGCCTCAGCTACCTGCGACGCTTCCCGATCGATGTGCTGAAAATCGACCAGTCCTTTGTGCGCGGGCTGAACGCCAACAGTCAGGACGCCCAGTTGATCAGCGCAATTATCGGCATGGGCAAGAGCCTCGAACTCACGATTATCGCCGAGGGCGTGGAAACCGCCGAGCAGCTGGATTTCCTCAGAGCCCAGAACTGCGAGGAGGGCCAGGGGTTTCTGTTCAGCAAGGCCGTACCGGCAAAAGATTTCGCCCAACTGCTGCAGGTGGGCTGCGCCATGCCGATAACCCGTCTATAG
- a CDS encoding HD domain-containing phosphohydrolase, giving the protein MDEPLATKPTVLLVDDEESILNSLRRLLRGQPFDVVLAGGGAQALEIMAAQPIDLVMSDARMPGMDGAQLLAEVHRLYPATSRILLTGYADLPTIIKAINEGQIHRYIAKPWNDDELKLILQQALEHQRLERLTHEQNDQLKLLNATLEKRVAARTSELQQTADMLDLAYDELKRSYVTGTEVFSLLANLRLPKAKQTNRPLIELVRVYCAAQGIDEASSRDLAMAAALYNIGKLSWSDSMLVEPADKLHSTDRERYRGYPTQSESLLMTLEPMKDAARIIRHHQERWDGSGFPDHLKGDAIPFGSRLLKLAVDFIELQKGLILERHLNSDEALLYIRKYAGRLYDPELIDDFVQACAAFLSDVTLGDPTVKVLSTRELADGMVLARNLNADNGMLLLNAGKVLNLPLVDKLIAFEAMEGAKYSVFIKEPDEA; this is encoded by the coding sequence ATGGATGAACCACTCGCGACGAAACCCACTGTCCTGTTGGTCGACGATGAAGAGTCGATTCTCAACAGCCTGCGCCGTCTGTTGCGCGGCCAGCCCTTTGATGTGGTGCTGGCCGGCGGCGGTGCCCAGGCCCTGGAGATCATGGCCGCCCAGCCCATCGACCTGGTGATGAGCGACGCGCGCATGCCCGGCATGGATGGCGCGCAGTTGCTGGCCGAGGTCCATCGGCTGTATCCCGCCACCAGCCGCATTCTGCTCACCGGTTACGCCGACCTGCCGACGATCATCAAGGCGATCAACGAAGGGCAGATCCACCGTTATATCGCCAAGCCCTGGAACGACGACGAACTCAAGCTGATCCTGCAACAGGCCCTGGAACACCAGCGTCTGGAACGCCTGACCCACGAACAGAACGATCAGCTCAAGCTGTTGAACGCTACCCTGGAAAAGCGCGTGGCGGCGCGCACCAGTGAGCTGCAACAGACCGCCGACATGCTCGATCTGGCCTACGACGAGCTCAAACGCAGCTACGTGACCGGTACCGAGGTGTTTTCGCTGCTGGCCAACCTGCGCCTGCCCAAAGCGAAACAGACCAACCGCCCGTTGATCGAGTTGGTGCGCGTGTATTGCGCTGCCCAGGGTATCGACGAAGCCAGTTCGCGCGACCTGGCCATGGCGGCCGCGTTGTACAACATCGGCAAGCTGAGCTGGAGCGACAGTATGTTGGTCGAGCCGGCCGACAAGCTGCACAGCACCGATCGCGAACGCTATCGTGGCTACCCGACCCAGAGCGAATCGCTGTTGATGACTCTGGAACCGATGAAGGATGCGGCGCGCATTATTCGCCATCACCAGGAGCGCTGGGATGGCAGCGGGTTCCCCGACCACCTCAAGGGCGACGCGATTCCGTTCGGTTCACGCCTGCTGAAACTGGCAGTGGATTTCATCGAGTTGCAGAAAGGCTTGATTCTCGAACGGCATTTGAACAGTGATGAAGCGCTGTTATACATCCGTAAATACGCCGGGCGCCTGTACGACCCGGAACTGATCGATGACTTCGTCCAGGCCTGTGCGGCGTTTCTCAGTGATGTGACCCTGGGCGACCCTACCGTCAAAGTGTTGAGCACCCGTGAGCTGGCCGATGGCATGGTCCTGGCGCGCAACCTCAACGCCGATAACGGCATGTTGCTGCTTAACGCCGGCAAGGTGTTGAACCTGCCACTGGTGGACAAGCTGATCGCGTTCGAAGCGATGGAAGGCGCCAAGTACAGCGTCTTTATCAAGGAACCGGACGAGGCGTGA
- a CDS encoding NUDIX domain-containing protein produces MPMTIRIAAALLINGAGQTLLVRKRGTQAFMQPGGKIDAGEQPAQALARELYEELNLQVDPEHAVYLGQFSAPAANEPGFTVHAELFKVQVDVQVSPAAEIEEIRWIDPTGDGGLHLAPLTRDLILPFYRSSLAIPA; encoded by the coding sequence ATGCCCATGACTATCCGTATCGCCGCTGCACTGCTTATCAATGGCGCCGGCCAGACCCTGCTGGTGCGCAAGCGCGGCACTCAGGCGTTTATGCAACCGGGCGGCAAGATCGACGCCGGCGAACAACCTGCGCAGGCTCTGGCCCGCGAACTGTACGAAGAGCTGAACCTGCAGGTTGACCCTGAGCACGCCGTTTACCTGGGCCAGTTTTCGGCACCGGCGGCCAATGAGCCAGGGTTTACCGTGCACGCCGAGTTGTTCAAGGTTCAGGTCGACGTGCAGGTGAGCCCCGCCGCCGAGATCGAAGAGATACGCTGGATCGACCCGACGGGTGATGGCGGCCTGCATTTGGCGCCGCTGACGCGTGACCTGATCCTGCCGTTCTATCGCTCGTCCCTGGCGATCCCGGCCTGA
- a CDS encoding GNAT family N-acetyltransferase: MLIRGLAASDAQAYRALMLEAYGVYPQAFTSSVAERASLPLSWWEKRLDNPLDRLLGAFAGDQLTGIVGLAFEPREKARHKVTLFGMYVNAAYQQQGLGRRLVEAALADARQHPRLKVIQLTVTAGNDAAFALYQRCGFIQYGLEPLAVRVGIEYFDKIHMWRELKGD; encoded by the coding sequence ATGCTCATACGCGGGTTGGCGGCCAGTGACGCGCAGGCGTATCGGGCATTGATGCTGGAGGCGTATGGGGTGTACCCGCAAGCCTTCACCTCCAGCGTGGCCGAGCGCGCGTCATTGCCCTTGAGCTGGTGGGAAAAGCGCCTGGACAACCCGCTGGACCGACTGCTCGGCGCATTTGCCGGTGATCAACTGACGGGCATTGTCGGCCTGGCCTTCGAGCCACGGGAAAAGGCCCGGCACAAGGTGACGTTGTTCGGCATGTACGTGAACGCGGCCTATCAGCAACAAGGCCTGGGCCGTCGGTTGGTGGAGGCGGCGCTCGCGGATGCGCGCCAGCACCCGCGCCTCAAGGTCATTCAACTGACCGTCACCGCCGGCAACGACGCTGCGTTCGCGTTGTACCAGCGCTGCGGTTTTATCCAATATGGCCTGGAGCCTTTGGCCGTGCGGGTCGGCATTGAGTATTTCGACAAGATCCACATGTGGCGCGAACTCAAGGGCGACTGA
- the metR gene encoding LysR family transcriptional regulator — protein sequence MLEIRHLKTLHALRESDSLVEAAERLHLTQSALSHQFKELEERLGMPLFVRKTKPLRFTSAGLRLLQLADATLPLLRGAERDIARLAGGTAGRLHMAIECHSCFQWLMPTIDQFRDAWPEVELDLASGFAFAPLPALARGDLDLVVTSDPLELPGITYVPLFTYEAMLAVANQHALANKSYIVPEDLLTETLITYPVERDRLDIFTRFLEPADVEPAQVRTSELTVMMMQLVASGRGVCGMPHWALHEYSSRGYVKAKRLGEKGLFATLYAGIRADMLDAPYMRDFLLTAKDTSFSTLDGVSAVR from the coding sequence GTGCTCGAAATCCGTCACCTCAAGACCCTGCACGCGCTGCGTGAGTCCGACAGCCTAGTGGAAGCCGCCGAGCGTCTGCACCTGACGCAATCGGCACTGTCCCATCAGTTCAAAGAGCTGGAAGAACGCCTGGGCATGCCGTTGTTCGTGCGCAAGACCAAGCCGCTGCGCTTTACCAGCGCCGGGTTGCGCCTGCTGCAACTGGCCGACGCCACCCTGCCCTTGCTGCGCGGCGCCGAGCGCGATATTGCACGGTTGGCCGGCGGCACCGCAGGGCGTTTGCACATGGCCATCGAGTGCCACAGTTGCTTTCAGTGGCTGATGCCGACCATCGACCAGTTCCGTGACGCCTGGCCCGAGGTCGAGCTGGACCTGGCCTCAGGTTTCGCTTTCGCCCCCCTGCCGGCGCTGGCCCGTGGTGACCTGGACCTGGTGGTGACCTCCGACCCGCTGGAGCTGCCGGGCATCACCTATGTGCCGCTGTTCACCTACGAAGCCATGCTGGCCGTGGCCAATCAGCATGCGCTGGCGAACAAATCCTACATCGTGCCCGAAGACCTGCTGACCGAAACCCTGATCACTTACCCGGTGGAGCGTGACCGCCTGGACATTTTCACCCGTTTCCTGGAACCCGCCGACGTGGAACCGGCCCAGGTGCGCACCTCGGAACTCACAGTGATGATGATGCAACTGGTGGCCAGCGGTCGTGGCGTGTGTGGCATGCCCCATTGGGCGCTGCATGAATACAGCTCGCGCGGCTACGTGAAAGCCAAGCGCCTGGGTGAGAAAGGGTTGTTTGCGACCCTGTATGCGGGGATCCGCGCGGACATGCTGGATGCGCCATATATGCGCGACTTTTTGCTCACGGCCAAAGACACGTCGTTCTCGACCCTGGATGGCGTGAGTGCGGTGCGCTGA
- a CDS encoding alpha/beta fold hydrolase, giving the protein MRVLLLLAAFLFGLPSFAASRCDVNVPTQTVDLETVSIAYQSIGRASDPALLLVMGLGGQLIHWPDEVVVALCQQGFRVIRYDNRDVGLSTWRQAPANANLTFEVLRYKLGLPVAAPYTLTDMADDALGLMDALQVRQFHVLGASMGGMIAQHLAAMAPQRVESLTLIMTSSGAEGLPAPNAALVQLLSRRGAPNREVALEQQADLLAALGSPNVKDDRQALLHQAALSYDRAFNPEGVKRQIMAILAEPSRVPLLNQLRVPTLVVHGTADPLLPVMHGVHLAAHIQGSQLKLIPGMAHRFQEAFKAPLLTAVLPYLQAHREDTAHWAQIDQVAPAKLL; this is encoded by the coding sequence ATGCGCGTGTTGCTTTTACTGGCCGCTTTCTTGTTCGGCCTGCCGTCTTTTGCGGCTTCTCGATGTGATGTCAATGTCCCGACCCAAACGGTCGACCTGGAAACGGTGAGCATCGCCTACCAGAGTATCGGCCGTGCCTCCGACCCCGCCTTGCTGCTGGTGATGGGCCTGGGCGGGCAGTTGATCCATTGGCCGGACGAAGTGGTCGTTGCGTTGTGCCAGCAAGGCTTTCGGGTGATTCGCTACGACAACCGTGACGTGGGCCTGTCCACCTGGCGTCAGGCCCCGGCCAACGCCAACCTCACGTTTGAAGTGCTGCGCTACAAACTCGGTTTGCCGGTGGCGGCACCCTATACCCTGACCGATATGGCGGACGACGCGCTCGGGCTGATGGACGCGTTGCAGGTCCGGCAGTTCCACGTCCTGGGTGCGAGCATGGGCGGCATGATCGCCCAGCACCTGGCGGCCATGGCGCCGCAGCGGGTGGAGAGCCTGACCCTGATCATGACCAGCTCCGGTGCCGAAGGCCTGCCGGCGCCGAACGCGGCGCTGGTCCAGTTGCTGTCGCGGCGCGGCGCGCCCAACCGTGAAGTGGCCTTGGAACAACAGGCCGACTTGCTGGCCGCATTGGGCAGCCCGAATGTGAAGGACGACCGCCAGGCCTTGCTGCACCAGGCGGCGCTGTCCTACGACCGCGCCTTCAACCCCGAAGGCGTGAAACGTCAGATCATGGCGATCCTTGCCGAGCCGAGCCGCGTGCCCTTGCTGAACCAGTTGCGCGTGCCGACGCTGGTCGTGCACGGCACCGCCGACCCGTTGTTGCCGGTGATGCATGGCGTGCACTTGGCGGCGCATATCCAGGGCAGCCAATTGAAGCTGATTCCCGGCATGGCCCATCGTTTCCAGGAAGCTTTCAAGGCGCCGCTGCTGACCGCGGTGCTGCCGTACCTGCAAGCCCATCGCGAAGACACGGCCCATTGGGCGCAGATTGATCAGGTGGCGCCTGCGAAGCTGTTGTGA
- a CDS encoding DsbA family oxidoreductase, translating to MSTPLKIDFVSDVSCPWCIIGLRGLTEALDQLGAEVQAEIHFQPFELNPNMPAIGQNIVEHITEKYGSSAEESQATRARIRDMGAALGFAFRTDGQSRIYNTFDAHRLLHWAGLEGLQYNLKEALFKAYFSDGQDPSDHATLAMIAEGVGLDIKRAAEILASDEYAAQVREQEQLWVSRGVSSVPTIVFNDQYAVSGGQPAEAFVGAIRQIINEAKS from the coding sequence ATGAGTACTCCCCTGAAAATCGATTTCGTCAGCGACGTGTCGTGCCCCTGGTGCATTATCGGCCTGCGTGGCCTGACCGAAGCCCTCGACCAACTGGGTGCCGAGGTGCAGGCCGAGATCCATTTCCAGCCGTTCGAACTGAACCCGAACATGCCCGCCATCGGTCAGAATATCGTCGAACACATCACTGAAAAGTACGGATCGAGCGCCGAAGAGTCCCAGGCCACCCGTGCGCGCATCCGCGACATGGGCGCGGCGCTGGGATTTGCCTTTCGCACTGACGGACAAAGCCGTATCTACAACACCTTCGATGCCCACCGCCTGCTGCATTGGGCCGGTTTGGAGGGCTTGCAGTACAACCTCAAGGAAGCGCTGTTCAAGGCTTACTTCAGCGATGGCCAGGACCCCTCCGACCACGCCACCCTGGCGATGATCGCCGAGGGCGTGGGCCTGGACATCAAGCGCGCCGCCGAAATTCTCGCCAGCGATGAATACGCCGCTCAAGTGCGTGAGCAAGAGCAGCTGTGGGTCTCCCGTGGCGTGAGTTCGGTGCCGACCATTGTGTTCAACGATCAGTACGCCGTGAGCGGCGGCCAGCCGGCCGAAGCGTTTGTCGGTGCGATTCGTCAGATCATCAACGAAGCGAAATCCTGA
- a CDS encoding arginase family protein, translating to MNILDLDHSLTAQAPIARRLASGRATRIDLLDLGPKLRLWSTEKTWKRFAERLAKRPRPTDARPEILFVGSGDYHHLTPAFLADLKEPISLIHFDNHPDWVRFAPKRHCGSWVNRALKMPAIKRIVTLGPCSDDLHNPQLRGGNLSALKRGHLQLFPWQHPPSKVWGRVGDGAGHQQQENYLHWRNLAELDWTAFLEQMITSLPTEAIWITVDKDVLASEDAATNWDQGGMRLSHLLQALRALAARKRIIGIDVCGEFAAPAFSNAFKRWEAKSDQPPPERWNPEDLQRNAATNEALIELFEELFP from the coding sequence TTGAATATCCTTGATCTCGACCACAGCCTCACGGCTCAGGCGCCGATTGCGCGGCGCTTGGCCAGTGGCCGTGCCACCCGCATCGACCTGTTGGACCTGGGCCCCAAATTGCGCCTGTGGTCCACCGAGAAAACCTGGAAGCGCTTCGCCGAGCGCCTGGCCAAACGGCCACGGCCCACGGACGCGCGGCCGGAAATCCTGTTTGTCGGCTCCGGCGATTATCACCATCTCACGCCTGCGTTCCTCGCCGACCTCAAAGAGCCCATCAGCCTGATCCACTTCGATAACCACCCGGACTGGGTGCGCTTTGCGCCCAAGCGCCACTGTGGCTCGTGGGTCAACCGCGCGCTGAAAATGCCGGCGATCAAACGCATCGTCACGCTCGGGCCATGCAGCGACGATCTGCATAACCCGCAACTGCGCGGCGGCAACCTGAGTGCCCTCAAGCGCGGGCATTTGCAGCTGTTTCCGTGGCAGCACCCGCCGTCGAAAGTGTGGGGAAGGGTCGGCGATGGCGCCGGTCACCAGCAGCAGGAAAACTACCTGCACTGGCGCAATCTGGCGGAGTTGGACTGGACGGCGTTTCTTGAGCAGATGATCACCAGCCTGCCTACCGAGGCGATCTGGATCACTGTCGACAAAGACGTCCTGGCCAGCGAAGACGCGGCCACCAATTGGGACCAGGGCGGTATGCGCCTGAGCCATCTGCTGCAAGCCCTGCGGGCGTTGGCGGCGCGCAAGCGCATCATCGGCATCGATGTGTGCGGCGAGTTCGCCGCGCCGGCGTTCAGCAACGCCTTCAAACGCTGGGAAGCCAAGTCCGACCAGCCGCCGCCGGAGCGCTGGAACCCTGAAGATTTGCAGCGCAATGCCGCCACCAATGAAGCCTTGATCGAGCTGTTTGAGGAGCTGTTCCCGTGA
- a CDS encoding transporter: protein MSLTVVLLVAFSIVLDVIGQLCFKLGLDRLPELDGGFRLSAFWGQVFNAPLLWAGIGAYVIEFFVWLEALSRAPLSLLFPAAALAYCGVVLVGKVVLGETVSRRRWLGTLVITLGVMLVAIAGSQA, encoded by the coding sequence GTGAGCCTGACCGTGGTGTTGCTGGTGGCGTTTTCCATCGTGCTCGATGTGATCGGCCAGTTGTGTTTCAAGCTCGGCCTGGACCGCTTGCCTGAACTGGACGGTGGCTTTCGCCTGAGTGCGTTCTGGGGCCAGGTGTTCAATGCGCCGTTGTTGTGGGCGGGTATCGGGGCCTACGTCATCGAGTTTTTCGTCTGGCTCGAAGCCTTGTCCCGTGCGCCGTTGAGCCTGTTGTTTCCGGCTGCGGCGCTGGCCTATTGCGGGGTGGTGCTGGTGGGCAAAGTGGTGCTGGGGGAAACCGTCAGCCGGCGTCGCTGGCTGGGTACGTTGGTGATTACCCTTGGCGTGATGTTGGTGGCAATTGCAGGGAGTCAGGCATGA
- a CDS encoding EamA family transporter, with translation MKTQTINAGWLHERLGTVVLWALLICTESAGQLFTKVAGDQVGQMDFGWSWLADVAHNPAILAAIACYIGAFFVWMLILRRSSLSLAFPLSSLVFVVVLLGSWLGLGEHISALHWVGVAVIIGGIALLAEGEEN, from the coding sequence ATGAAGACGCAAACGATCAATGCGGGTTGGTTGCATGAGCGCCTGGGTACCGTGGTGCTGTGGGCCTTGCTGATCTGTACCGAGAGCGCCGGGCAGTTGTTCACCAAGGTGGCCGGTGACCAGGTGGGGCAGATGGATTTCGGCTGGTCATGGCTGGCCGATGTGGCGCATAACCCGGCGATCCTGGCGGCGATTGCCTGCTATATCGGGGCTTTCTTCGTGTGGATGCTGATCCTGCGGCGCAGCAGTCTGTCCCTGGCGTTTCCGCTCAGTTCGCTGGTGTTCGTGGTGGTGCTGCTGGGGTCGTGGCTGGGGCTGGGGGAACATATCAGCGCGCTGCACTGGGTGGGAGTCGCGGTGATTATTGGCGGGATTGCGCTGTTGGCCGAAGGTGAAGAGAACTGA
- a CDS encoding MipA/OmpV family protein, producing the protein MLRITCAALAGLLSLTAQAQGITGDVGAGVSYQPHDPTGSRYETRPVPYLDLDWGAVSLGTDDGLAWSALNTHGLSAGPYINYLQGRTSNGSLQGLRNVSDMAEVGGFIQYAPADFWRVYAQLGQAVGGGHAQSGALGKIGGELGYPLGGGVIGSSGLVAHFADARQTQTFFGVDDHEAAATGFKPYNASGGFQNVTLSQSFQLPLAPHWSLLTSASWVHLVGSAANSSIVKQAGDVNQGQVQTAISYTFD; encoded by the coding sequence ATGTTGCGGATCACATGCGCTGCACTGGCCGGCTTACTGAGCCTCACCGCGCAGGCCCAAGGCATCACCGGCGACGTCGGCGCAGGCGTCAGCTACCAACCTCATGACCCGACCGGCAGCCGCTATGAAACCCGGCCGGTGCCCTATCTCGATCTGGACTGGGGTGCTGTGAGCCTGGGCACCGACGACGGCTTGGCGTGGAGCGCGCTGAACACCCACGGCTTGAGCGCCGGGCCGTACATCAATTACCTGCAGGGCCGCACCTCCAACGGCTCATTGCAGGGGCTGCGCAATGTGTCGGACATGGCCGAGGTCGGGGGGTTTATCCAGTACGCTCCGGCTGACTTCTGGCGCGTCTATGCACAGCTGGGCCAGGCGGTCGGCGGTGGTCACGCGCAGAGCGGTGCGCTGGGCAAAATCGGCGGCGAGCTGGGCTACCCGCTGGGCGGCGGCGTCATCGGCAGCAGCGGCCTGGTGGCGCATTTTGCCGATGCACGCCAGACCCAGACGTTTTTCGGGGTGGATGACCACGAGGCGGCCGCCACCGGTTTCAAGCCCTACAACGCCAGCGGCGGGTTTCAGAACGTGACGCTGAGCCAGAGTTTCCAGTTGCCCCTGGCACCCCACTGGTCGTTGCTGACCAGTGCCAGCTGGGTGCATCTGGTGGGCTCGGCGGCGAACAGCAGCATCGTCAAACAGGCCGGTGACGTGAACCAGGGCCAGGTGCAGACGGCGATCAGCTACACCTTCGACTAA